The Polyangiaceae bacterium genome includes a region encoding these proteins:
- a CDS encoding zinc-ribbon domain-containing protein — MFKVECPGCKAPYQVDERRVPSTGLKMRCPKCGNSFQVDPPPDPRATGPSPLLAGALSAAASPAAPAATKPGLPPIRKQTMLGVAGPGGVPAAPAKPASPKQTLLGTAPPTVGGAPAPPRPAGAKPAPPRPGLTKPQAPVPEEADLPALAGAPSPSEFADFGDIGIDLDLPAPAAAKPPAPQAAPKPPLPPPRAPVPVPVPMDVDLPATVAPKGGGSTGGFGEIDLPSPVGAAPDFPAEAQEFDLPVVGGHRPAAAELDLPAAAQRGGGFGEVDLPLPAADLPAARAGGGGFGELDLPALSAELPTIGGDLPSIQAGLPAIQAGLPVPAAGLPVPAAGLPAPAAGLPMNAAGLPMNAATLPMNAAGLPVHGGTLPMGEAPSAFGEVDLGAGGRPPSAPPWGAPPAAAGSTDAGVVRQSGGGTAFGEVNLDAGGGGGPIDAVRDDMEFGGLPQEGGAAAAEGAPLQVRAPVPRIAREEELAPPPKRKSLRAIAAVVVVMVLAGGALALVPNVGPFGVLWIYDKLKSGDYQKLLADTQKTARDALAKDSHPEAKKAYQAADEARSKNKRQKGLAAYAVYVAYGRELRFGADPEVSARASVLLDELKQESFKEVPNLDLARAAHAAASGGGGARVTLEALVKARPNDIDVLTLLGEVTLRERDAQAATEVWEKAEGVEKSARTAYGLARARFLAADRKKAEELAKLTLSRNPNHTGARILTARATWNFGQEQAATKLLEAVTQDTASSSSGELVEAFTLLGEVHLARSRVTHAEKAFSEALKIEPKSARALVGLGDALYRAGRYAEALARFEAAVQADDKEVTAKVGVAKTTLALERLQDAMAAIQNLRTAFPKSVLVAYWYCRISEASGARKEAEATYREVLKSGVVDPDIGLVYIGLAQLLNAQGKNDEAQAVLADARKMLPDSASVHVAMGDIALGQGKSDDGIREYQAALVLDPGDVGAKFKLGIALRRDKKFDQAAKTFDEVAAIDKEYPGLALERGLLFEASGRGAEALKAYEDALAKAPNDPDLMLRVACGKATTQAAKEASEMISKVLEKRPSSAEAHHCKGKALLTLGSNTLAEALKTLEKAVDLDPNRAEYHLYVAWAANEVGRPQRAETAVQKALELDAGMGDAYWQRGVLRFKQGAVRDAVKDLQKALELKPGRLEAHAALADSYYDLGKEAEALSEYKIAVEGQPDNPTWRFRYGKLLVANNRHAEAETQLTRALEIVGKADSKPRWEWEAHHMLARAMGGKKESIPHWEAFLRLAPADNPYRAEAKKILAGLGKPWDGN; from the coding sequence GTGTTCAAGGTCGAGTGCCCGGGGTGCAAGGCGCCCTACCAGGTCGACGAGCGCCGCGTGCCTTCGACGGGGCTCAAGATGCGTTGCCCGAAGTGCGGCAACTCGTTCCAGGTCGATCCTCCTCCGGACCCGCGCGCGACCGGCCCGAGCCCACTTTTGGCAGGAGCTCTCTCGGCAGCGGCGTCTCCAGCGGCCCCGGCCGCCACCAAGCCGGGGCTGCCCCCGATCCGCAAGCAGACGATGCTCGGGGTGGCGGGCCCAGGCGGCGTACCCGCAGCGCCTGCCAAACCCGCGTCGCCGAAGCAGACACTGCTGGGCACGGCCCCACCAACAGTGGGCGGTGCGCCCGCCCCGCCGCGGCCAGCGGGCGCAAAGCCTGCCCCGCCCCGTCCCGGCCTGACCAAGCCCCAGGCGCCCGTGCCGGAAGAAGCCGACCTTCCCGCTCTGGCTGGGGCGCCGTCTCCCTCCGAGTTCGCAGACTTCGGCGACATCGGCATCGACCTCGACCTGCCGGCGCCCGCCGCGGCGAAGCCGCCGGCGCCGCAGGCAGCCCCGAAACCACCTCTGCCGCCGCCGCGCGCCCCAGTGCCGGTCCCGGTCCCCATGGACGTGGACCTACCTGCCACAGTCGCTCCAAAGGGCGGCGGTTCGACCGGTGGGTTTGGCGAGATCGACCTGCCGTCACCGGTCGGTGCCGCACCAGACTTCCCCGCCGAGGCCCAGGAGTTCGATCTGCCGGTGGTGGGAGGCCACCGCCCAGCGGCGGCCGAACTGGACCTCCCCGCTGCCGCGCAGCGCGGTGGGGGCTTCGGCGAGGTGGACTTGCCGCTGCCGGCGGCCGACCTGCCCGCTGCTCGGGCCGGCGGAGGCGGCTTCGGCGAGCTCGACCTGCCCGCGCTGAGCGCGGAGCTACCGACCATTGGCGGTGACCTGCCATCCATCCAGGCAGGGCTTCCGGCGATTCAGGCCGGTCTGCCGGTGCCCGCCGCCGGTCTGCCGGTGCCCGCCGCCGGTCTGCCGGCGCCCGCGGCGGGATTGCCGATGAACGCGGCGGGATTGCCGATGAACGCGGCGACCCTGCCGATGAATGCTGCCGGGCTCCCGGTGCACGGCGGCACGCTGCCCATGGGCGAAGCTCCGAGCGCGTTCGGCGAGGTCGATCTGGGCGCTGGGGGCCGTCCGCCTTCGGCTCCCCCGTGGGGTGCTCCGCCGGCGGCGGCCGGCTCGACCGACGCCGGGGTGGTGCGCCAGTCGGGTGGCGGCACCGCATTCGGCGAGGTGAACCTCGACGCCGGCGGGGGCGGGGGCCCCATCGACGCGGTTCGCGACGACATGGAGTTCGGCGGCCTGCCGCAGGAGGGCGGTGCCGCAGCCGCGGAGGGCGCGCCGCTCCAGGTTCGGGCCCCGGTGCCGCGCATCGCCCGCGAGGAAGAGCTGGCGCCGCCGCCCAAGCGCAAGAGCCTCCGGGCCATCGCCGCCGTGGTGGTGGTGATGGTGCTCGCGGGGGGTGCCCTGGCGCTGGTCCCGAACGTCGGTCCGTTCGGCGTGCTCTGGATCTACGACAAGCTCAAGAGCGGCGACTACCAGAAGCTCCTGGCCGACACGCAGAAGACGGCCCGCGACGCGCTGGCCAAGGACAGCCACCCGGAAGCCAAGAAGGCTTACCAGGCGGCGGACGAGGCGCGCTCGAAGAACAAGCGCCAGAAAGGGCTCGCGGCTTACGCGGTCTACGTCGCCTATGGGCGGGAGCTGCGCTTCGGCGCCGACCCCGAGGTCAGCGCCCGCGCTTCGGTGCTGCTCGACGAGCTCAAGCAGGAGAGCTTCAAGGAAGTCCCCAACCTCGACCTGGCACGCGCGGCTCACGCGGCGGCGTCCGGCGGCGGTGGGGCGCGCGTCACGCTCGAAGCTCTGGTCAAGGCACGTCCGAACGACATCGACGTGCTCACGCTCCTGGGCGAGGTGACGCTCCGCGAACGCGACGCTCAGGCTGCCACCGAGGTGTGGGAGAAGGCGGAGGGCGTGGAGAAGAGCGCGCGCACCGCCTACGGGCTGGCGCGTGCCCGCTTCCTGGCCGCTGACCGCAAGAAGGCCGAGGAGCTGGCGAAGCTCACGCTCTCGCGCAACCCGAATCACACCGGAGCGCGCATCCTGACCGCGCGCGCGACCTGGAACTTCGGGCAAGAGCAGGCTGCGACGAAGCTCCTGGAAGCGGTCACTCAGGACACGGCCAGCTCGAGCTCTGGCGAGCTGGTCGAGGCGTTCACGCTGCTCGGCGAGGTCCACCTGGCCCGGTCGCGGGTGACCCACGCCGAGAAGGCTTTCTCCGAGGCGCTCAAGATCGAGCCCAAGTCGGCCCGTGCGCTGGTCGGGCTCGGCGACGCCCTCTACCGCGCCGGTCGTTACGCCGAGGCGCTGGCGCGCTTCGAGGCTGCCGTTCAGGCCGACGACAAGGAGGTCACCGCGAAGGTCGGCGTGGCCAAGACCACCCTCGCGCTCGAGCGCCTCCAGGACGCCATGGCCGCCATCCAGAATCTGCGCACGGCGTTCCCCAAGAGCGTGCTGGTAGCGTACTGGTACTGCCGCATCTCCGAGGCGTCCGGCGCTCGCAAGGAAGCCGAAGCGACGTATCGCGAGGTGCTGAAGTCCGGGGTCGTGGATCCGGACATCGGCCTCGTCTACATCGGTCTCGCGCAGCTGTTGAACGCTCAGGGCAAGAACGACGAGGCCCAGGCCGTGCTGGCCGACGCCCGGAAGATGCTGCCGGATTCTGCCTCGGTTCACGTCGCGATGGGCGACATCGCGCTCGGTCAAGGCAAGAGCGACGACGGCATCCGCGAGTACCAAGCCGCGCTCGTGCTCGATCCCGGCGACGTCGGAGCGAAGTTCAAGCTCGGCATTGCGCTCAGGCGCGACAAGAAGTTCGACCAGGCGGCCAAGACCTTCGACGAGGTGGCGGCGATCGACAAGGAGTACCCGGGCTTGGCCCTGGAGCGTGGCCTCCTGTTCGAGGCGTCCGGCCGCGGCGCCGAGGCGCTCAAGGCCTACGAGGACGCGCTGGCCAAGGCCCCGAACGATCCCGACCTGATGCTGCGAGTCGCCTGCGGGAAGGCCACCACGCAGGCCGCGAAAGAGGCCTCCGAGATGATCAGCAAGGTGCTCGAGAAGCGCCCCTCTTCGGCTGAGGCCCACCACTGCAAGGGCAAGGCCCTGCTCACGCTGGGCTCGAACACTCTGGCCGAAGCGCTCAAGACCCTGGAAAAGGCGGTGGACCTGGACCCCAACCGCGCCGAGTACCACCTCTACGTCGCCTGGGCGGCCAACGAGGTGGGCCGCCCCCAGCGCGCCGAGACGGCCGTGCAGAAGGCGCTCGAGCTGGACGCGGGCATGGGCGACGCCTACTGGCAGCGCGGTGTCCTGCGCTTCAAGCAGGGCGCGGTGCGCGACGCGGTCAAGGACCTACAGAAGGCCTTGGAGCTGAAGCCGGGCCGGCTGGAAGCACACGCCGCCCTCGCCGACAGCTACTACGATCTGGGCAAGGAAGCCGAGGCGCTGTCCGAGTACAAGATCGCGGTCGAAGGGCAGCCGGACAACCCCACCTGGCGCTTCCGCTACGGCAAGCTCCTGGTGGCCAACAACCGTCACGCGGAGGCCGAGACCCAGCTCACGCGCGCCCTCGAGATCGTCGGCAAGGCCGACTCGAAGCCGCGCTGGGAGTGGGAAGCGCACCACATGCTCGCGCGGGCCATGGGCGGGAAGAAGGAATCCATCCCGCACTGGGAGGCGTTCCTGCGGCTCGCCCCGGCGGACAACCCCTACCGCGCCGAAGCGAAGAAGATCCTGGCCGGGCTGGGCAAGCCTTGGGACGGCAATTGA
- a CDS encoding tetratricopeptide repeat protein: MSSQLQLDSEERLQSELSRLRAEHESAESDVTRAILMHEIAVLEERSGDSSAAARDQLDAVNSEPEFHEPLERLIQIIQRSGSSKNLGKLLERSAQVAEGAEERVRALMERAAHLADVEVDPDAARAVLEEAAEEKPDDSAVYLALEALAGKLGDVELRARALGSRADLCQHPTWRSLLLIDAAELALADGDSSTAIERVERAIEQKGEATYPALRALELIGKRTERFDVAARALEAQAALLQRSATDPATADSLGVPHYARTSAHAVDAWLRAADAHRRRGELGDAAALLDQALTRVENEPALAHARLVAAEATGDTQKAAELARRALDGGAKGGIAAALWLRIAESAASQGDLGAALDAVRKALGEDPASIPARVLELDLLDPGTDAQGLASSLEATAELMGSDAAKARYFLLAADTWTRLGKDVSGAKAALSQAGMYGAPPLTVARVARLLAALSGDGAWYEEATRRLIAAHASENELTGLWFELGRLRLLRGDLEHARAAFGSLCELDQGRWLGAVLRAFALPLATGASDGDAEAALATLATLAPDPRTGGALRTAMAMRALLGAREADAVEQLGALHADDPSNAAAAAALAALARKREKPVLAAEALRASAAAVTDAELAASMDLEAGILFWQGGERKQAVEAFARGAERAPAAGGPILGWALRAAEPDSIEARRRALGSDEDSISGAEALERFGLEVGASGDERAALEALDLVAAAEEQEIRDAGLLARALVAPPDQRQDALDGVATFGGAAGAVAAAAAHVAELERGPVDTARRLETATRWADADPNVAPALEWLAAAVAAGDTKAEVEARRALADRLPPGPAAALRASAAIVSLLSGTEGDPLLEDEAESARLANVELAPPGSDPRRRARALAGVEGAFGEESTALVRALAGWNLLVAGEADAALEAFRAVVEAHPEELIGWEGLRVTAELMGERTTVAEASAALGDAVSDDARGAELWEESAFILIDELNDTARGEFALSRAIARDIGRFKAFDKLFRLVRARKDAARLLELITLRLDVAEDPDEIAKLYWERARVLREAGDRDGALAALENVTLLEPDHVGALALSGEIYLTSGKLAEAAEKLARLSTLSEAPVKQRLMSGVAAVDIYENKLGEIEKALAVLDGLYRSGLSTLPVRERLARAAAKAQAWQKATEVLEQLMTERDKPEGRVEAARLAMVIHRDRLGDPSGAGNAVTRLLSESPGDGEALDLVLSGALSPDAEGPLLAQGQRALVATLTREPLDAERVDRLARIAARANNAPLRQAALGALVALGEGSPEIDRELSVLDQRVARVPQIAIDPRALPDLCDPEDGGPIPELVAAMATTFAEAIGPNLATFGVGKRDRVDPRAGLPVRNEVAAWAGALGIGDFELYVGGPDDQGIFGVGSEVPAVVVGRGVQAPLSPLHRQALARELFAVGRGTTILRHRDATDVAALIVATCRIGGYEMPSPQYAMLGEFSRVLGKEVSRKVKKILPELCLRAAGSGQDPIGWVRAATSSLDRLAAIAAGDVSWVLSSAGQPRGHLGASMEAQERTARLLSFVLSPTYLTLREQLGMGVR; encoded by the coding sequence ATGTCCAGCCAGCTACAACTCGATTCGGAAGAGCGGCTCCAGAGCGAGCTCAGCCGGTTGCGTGCCGAGCACGAGAGCGCGGAGAGCGACGTCACTCGCGCCATCCTCATGCACGAGATCGCCGTGCTCGAAGAGCGGAGCGGCGACAGCAGCGCCGCTGCGCGCGACCAACTCGACGCGGTCAACTCGGAGCCGGAGTTCCACGAGCCGCTCGAGCGCCTGATTCAGATCATCCAGAGGAGCGGTTCGAGCAAGAACTTGGGCAAGCTCCTCGAGCGCTCGGCTCAGGTCGCCGAAGGCGCCGAGGAGCGCGTGCGCGCGTTGATGGAGCGAGCCGCCCACCTCGCGGATGTCGAGGTGGACCCGGACGCTGCCAGAGCAGTGCTGGAGGAGGCAGCGGAAGAGAAACCGGACGACTCCGCCGTGTACCTCGCGCTCGAAGCGCTCGCGGGCAAGCTCGGTGACGTCGAGCTGCGCGCACGTGCCCTCGGCTCACGAGCCGATCTGTGCCAGCACCCGACATGGCGCTCACTACTGCTCATCGACGCGGCCGAGCTGGCCCTCGCCGACGGCGACAGCAGCACCGCCATCGAGCGCGTCGAGCGCGCCATCGAGCAGAAGGGCGAAGCGACCTACCCGGCGCTCCGCGCGCTCGAGCTCATCGGCAAACGCACCGAGCGCTTCGACGTCGCCGCGCGCGCTCTCGAAGCGCAAGCGGCCCTCTTGCAGCGGAGCGCCACCGACCCCGCGACGGCCGACTCGCTGGGGGTTCCGCACTACGCGCGCACCAGCGCGCATGCCGTGGACGCCTGGTTGCGCGCCGCCGACGCGCACCGACGGCGCGGCGAGCTCGGAGACGCGGCGGCGCTCTTGGATCAGGCGCTGACGCGGGTCGAGAACGAGCCTGCGCTCGCCCACGCTCGCCTTGTCGCCGCCGAAGCCACCGGTGACACGCAGAAGGCCGCGGAGCTCGCCAGGCGCGCCCTCGACGGCGGCGCGAAAGGCGGCATCGCCGCCGCGCTCTGGCTGCGCATCGCGGAGTCTGCGGCGAGCCAGGGTGACCTCGGCGCGGCGCTCGATGCCGTCCGGAAGGCGCTCGGCGAAGACCCTGCGAGCATCCCCGCCCGCGTGCTCGAGCTCGACCTGCTCGACCCGGGCACCGACGCGCAGGGCCTGGCGTCGTCCCTCGAAGCCACCGCGGAGCTGATGGGCAGCGACGCCGCGAAGGCGCGCTACTTCTTGCTCGCAGCCGACACCTGGACGAGGCTCGGCAAAGACGTCTCGGGCGCGAAGGCGGCGCTCTCCCAGGCCGGCATGTACGGCGCGCCGCCGCTGACCGTCGCGCGGGTCGCACGCCTGCTGGCGGCGCTCTCGGGTGACGGGGCTTGGTACGAGGAGGCCACGCGTCGCCTGATCGCGGCTCACGCCAGTGAGAACGAGCTCACCGGCCTGTGGTTCGAGCTCGGACGGCTGCGCCTCTTGCGGGGTGATCTGGAGCACGCCCGCGCCGCGTTCGGTTCACTGTGCGAGCTCGACCAGGGCCGCTGGTTGGGCGCCGTGCTTCGCGCCTTCGCGCTCCCCCTGGCCACCGGCGCCTCGGACGGCGACGCCGAAGCGGCTCTGGCGACGCTGGCCACGCTCGCGCCGGACCCGCGCACCGGCGGCGCGCTCAGGACGGCCATGGCGATGCGCGCGTTGCTCGGCGCTCGCGAGGCAGACGCCGTGGAGCAACTCGGCGCGCTGCACGCCGACGACCCGAGCAACGCGGCGGCGGCGGCGGCGCTGGCAGCCCTGGCGCGCAAGCGCGAGAAACCGGTGCTCGCGGCAGAAGCCTTGCGCGCCAGCGCCGCGGCCGTGACCGACGCCGAGCTCGCGGCGAGCATGGACCTCGAGGCCGGGATCTTGTTCTGGCAGGGCGGCGAGCGGAAGCAGGCGGTCGAAGCATTCGCGCGAGGCGCCGAGCGTGCTCCCGCGGCGGGAGGGCCCATTCTGGGCTGGGCGCTGCGCGCCGCGGAGCCCGACTCCATCGAGGCGCGACGCCGCGCGCTCGGCAGCGACGAAGACTCGATCAGCGGGGCGGAGGCGCTCGAGCGCTTCGGCCTGGAGGTAGGCGCTTCGGGTGACGAGCGCGCCGCGCTCGAGGCGCTCGACCTGGTCGCGGCCGCAGAGGAGCAGGAGATCCGAGACGCAGGGCTCTTGGCTCGCGCGCTGGTCGCGCCGCCCGACCAGCGGCAGGACGCGCTCGACGGCGTCGCGACCTTCGGGGGCGCGGCGGGCGCGGTCGCCGCTGCCGCGGCCCACGTGGCGGAGCTGGAGCGCGGGCCGGTGGACACAGCGCGCCGGCTCGAGACGGCCACGCGCTGGGCCGACGCCGATCCGAACGTCGCGCCGGCGCTCGAGTGGCTGGCCGCCGCGGTCGCGGCCGGGGACACCAAGGCGGAGGTCGAAGCTCGTCGCGCGCTCGCCGATCGCCTGCCGCCGGGCCCTGCCGCGGCCTTGCGCGCGAGCGCCGCCATCGTCTCGCTGCTCAGCGGCACCGAAGGCGATCCGTTGCTCGAGGACGAGGCCGAGAGTGCCCGCCTGGCGAACGTCGAGCTGGCTCCCCCAGGCTCGGACCCGCGGCGACGCGCGCGGGCGCTGGCGGGCGTCGAAGGCGCCTTCGGCGAGGAGAGCACGGCTCTCGTCCGCGCGCTCGCGGGCTGGAACCTGCTCGTCGCCGGCGAGGCCGATGCTGCCCTCGAGGCCTTCCGCGCCGTCGTGGAGGCTCATCCGGAAGAGCTGATCGGCTGGGAAGGGCTGCGCGTCACCGCCGAGCTCATGGGCGAGCGAACCACGGTCGCGGAGGCGTCGGCGGCGCTGGGAGACGCCGTCAGCGACGACGCACGCGGCGCCGAGCTCTGGGAGGAGTCGGCGTTCATCCTGATCGACGAGCTGAACGACACGGCGCGCGGGGAGTTCGCGCTGTCCCGGGCCATCGCGCGCGACATCGGTCGCTTCAAGGCCTTCGACAAGCTGTTCCGGCTGGTGCGCGCGCGCAAGGACGCAGCGCGGCTCCTCGAGCTCATCACGCTGCGCCTCGATGTGGCCGAGGATCCAGACGAGATCGCCAAGCTGTATTGGGAACGCGCACGCGTGCTGCGAGAAGCTGGCGACCGGGATGGCGCGCTCGCGGCGCTCGAGAACGTCACGCTGCTCGAGCCGGACCACGTCGGGGCACTGGCCCTCTCCGGAGAGATCTACCTCACCAGCGGCAAGCTGGCGGAGGCAGCAGAGAAGCTGGCGCGCCTGTCGACGCTGAGCGAAGCGCCGGTGAAGCAACGCTTGATGAGCGGCGTGGCCGCGGTCGACATCTACGAGAACAAGCTGGGAGAGATCGAGAAGGCTCTGGCGGTCCTGGACGGGCTCTACCGCTCGGGCTTGTCGACGCTCCCGGTGCGCGAGCGGCTCGCGCGCGCGGCGGCCAAGGCCCAGGCCTGGCAGAAGGCCACCGAAGTGCTCGAGCAGCTGATGACCGAGCGCGACAAGCCAGAGGGCCGTGTCGAGGCGGCGCGCCTGGCGATGGTGATCCACCGGGACCGCCTGGGAGACCCCAGTGGGGCGGGCAACGCCGTGACCCGCCTGCTCAGCGAGTCGCCGGGTGACGGCGAGGCGCTCGACCTGGTGCTCTCCGGAGCGCTCTCTCCCGACGCCGAGGGTCCGCTTCTCGCGCAGGGACAACGCGCGCTGGTCGCCACGCTCACTCGCGAGCCCCTGGACGCCGAACGCGTCGATCGCCTGGCACGCATCGCGGCCCGCGCCAACAACGCGCCGCTCCGGCAGGCGGCTCTCGGCGCGTTGGTGGCGCTGGGCGAGGGGTCGCCGGAGATCGATCGCGAGCTCTCCGTGCTCGACCAGCGGGTCGCTCGGGTGCCGCAGATCGCCATCGATCCACGGGCGCTGCCCGATCTGTGCGACCCGGAGGACGGCGGCCCCATCCCCGAGTTGGTGGCAGCCATGGCGACCACTTTCGCCGAGGCCATCGGACCGAACCTGGCGACCTTCGGCGTGGGCAAGAGGGACCGCGTCGATCCGCGCGCCGGCCTGCCGGTCCGCAACGAGGTCGCGGCGTGGGCCGGCGCGCTCGGCATAGGAGACTTCGAGCTCTACGTCGGCGGCCCCGACGATCAGGGCATCTTCGGCGTGGGGAGCGAGGTGCCCGCGGTCGTCGTCGGGCGCGGCGTCCAAGCGCCGCTCTCGCCACTGCACCGGCAGGCGCTGGCGCGCGAGCTGTTCGCTGTCGGGCGCGGTACGACCATCCTCCGCCATCGCGACGCGACCGACGTCGCCGCCCTCATCGTCGCGACGTGCCGCATCGGCGGCTACGAGATGCCGTCGCCGCAGTACGCGATGCTCGGCGAGTTCTCGCGAGTGCTCGGCAAGGAGGTCTCGCGCAAGGTGAAGAAGATCCTGCCGGAGCTCTGCCTAAGAGCAGCCGGCAGCGGGCAAGACCCGATCGGCTGGGTTCGAGCAGCCACTTCGAGCCTCGATCGCCTCGCCGCGATCGCCGCGGGTGACGTGTCGTGGGTGCTCTCTTCCGCCGGACAGCCGCGCGGTCACTTGGGAGCTTCGATGGAGGCCCAAGAGCGCACGGCGCGGCTCCTCTCGTTCGTGCTGTCGCCCACCTACCTGACGTTGCGCGAGCAGCTCGGAATGGGAGTCCGATGA
- a CDS encoding DUF58 domain-containing protein has protein sequence MLPAELAREVKRIQFVTGRQVASVMAGAYLSVFKGRGMEFDEVRPYVPGDDVRSIDWNVTARTGEPHVKRYVEERELTVMLLCDISQSQDFGSGRRSKLEAAVELCALLALSAVGNGDKVGLLLFHGGADTFIPPRKGDKHALRIIREVFARGHEPPRARARWNPAEIPRRLWAWFRRLDETSRREARRSTSIAAALEVCRQVLPRRAVVFLISDFLDEGYLDVLRHANRKHDVVAVAVTDPRELELVPAGLVTLEDAETGDTRLVDTRSPDYRERVAADARARLDRLEDELSASGVDLVRLDAQGSVVDPLLRFFRERQRRARR, from the coding sequence GTGTTGCCCGCCGAGCTCGCGCGCGAGGTCAAGCGCATCCAGTTCGTGACCGGTCGCCAGGTCGCCAGCGTGATGGCCGGCGCGTACCTGTCGGTCTTCAAGGGACGCGGCATGGAGTTCGACGAGGTCCGCCCCTACGTGCCCGGCGACGACGTGCGCTCGATCGACTGGAACGTCACCGCCCGCACCGGCGAGCCCCACGTCAAGCGCTACGTCGAGGAGCGCGAGCTGACGGTCATGCTGCTGTGCGACATCAGCCAGTCGCAGGATTTCGGCTCGGGCCGGCGCAGCAAGCTCGAGGCCGCGGTCGAGCTGTGCGCGCTGCTCGCGCTGTCGGCGGTCGGCAACGGCGACAAGGTCGGCCTGTTGCTGTTCCACGGCGGCGCCGACACCTTCATCCCGCCGCGCAAGGGCGACAAGCACGCGCTGCGCATCATCCGCGAGGTCTTCGCCCGCGGCCACGAGCCGCCGCGGGCGCGGGCGCGCTGGAACCCGGCCGAGATCCCGCGCCGGCTGTGGGCGTGGTTCCGGCGACTCGACGAGACCAGCCGGCGCGAGGCGCGGCGGTCGACCAGCATCGCCGCCGCCCTCGAGGTCTGCCGCCAGGTGCTGCCGCGGCGGGCGGTGGTCTTCCTGATCAGCGACTTCCTCGACGAGGGCTACCTCGACGTGCTGCGCCACGCCAACCGCAAGCACGACGTGGTGGCGGTGGCGGTCACCGACCCGCGCGAGCTCGAGCTGGTGCCGGCGGGGCTGGTCACGCTCGAGGACGCCGAGACCGGCGACACGCGGCTGGTCGACACCCGCTCGCCGGATTACCGCGAGCGGGTCGCGGCCGACGCCCGGGCCCGCCTCGATCGCCTCGAGGACGAGCTGTCGGCGAGCGGCGTCGACCTGGTGCGCCTCGACGCCCAGGGCTCGGTGGTGGACCCGCTCCTGCGCTTCTTTCGCGAGCGCCAGCGGAGGGCGCGGCGATGA
- a CDS encoding peptidylprolyl isomerase, whose amino-acid sequence MQRWTSVVVGVLSSAALVAAMYQAGAPASRGTLPAPSASASAPPSASAAPAPSGSAGEEDLAGPSLLPAAEEVGDGGKPLPANAPGTVSFGVVLFTYQGVQFAPTGARTKQEALEKAKAVVEDAKRDFPEAVKKGDRGSTADAGRIPRGVLEPEIEAVLFTLDKGAVHPEPVDTPRGYWVLRRIE is encoded by the coding sequence ATGCAACGCTGGACGTCCGTGGTGGTGGGCGTGCTCTCCTCGGCGGCACTCGTTGCCGCCATGTATCAGGCTGGCGCCCCCGCCTCGCGCGGGACGCTGCCGGCGCCGAGCGCTTCGGCGTCCGCCCCGCCCTCGGCTTCCGCGGCCCCGGCGCCGAGCGGGAGCGCGGGAGAAGAAGACCTCGCCGGGCCGAGCCTATTGCCGGCCGCCGAAGAGGTCGGCGACGGCGGCAAGCCGCTGCCGGCGAACGCGCCCGGCACGGTGTCTTTCGGGGTGGTGCTTTTCACCTACCAAGGCGTGCAGTTCGCCCCGACCGGCGCGCGCACCAAGCAAGAAGCCCTGGAAAAGGCCAAAGCGGTCGTGGAGGACGCGAAGAGGGATTTCCCGGAGGCGGTGAAGAAGGGGGATCGCGGCTCGACGGCGGACGCGGGGAGGATCCCCCGGGGCGTGCTGGAGCCCGAAATCGAGGCGGTCCTGTTCACCCTGGACAAGGGCGCGGTACACCCGGAGCCCGTCGACACGCCACGCGGCTACTGGGTCCTGCGCCGTATCGAGTGA
- a CDS encoding AAA family ATPase, with protein sequence MSDRQSEDVARYQGRFAALKAEIGKVLVGQDDMVQRLLLGLLAGGHVLLEGVPGLAKTLVIRTLAEALDGTFSRIQFTPDMLPGDVIGTQVFNPREGTYSVKKGPVFGNFILADEINRAPAKVQSALLEAMQERQVTIGEHTFKLAEPFLVLATQNPIEQEGTYPLPEAQLDRFMLKVKVGYPGREDEVKILDRMAGAGGEPRAEQVMTCDELLAARDVVRHVFVDDKVKRYAVDLVAATRDPRAAGLGNLATLIDNGASVRGSIALIKVAKAAAVLGGRTYVSPHDVKSIAVDVLRHRILPSYEAEAQGKTSDHLIAQVLENVPVP encoded by the coding sequence ATGTCTGATCGTCAGTCCGAGGACGTCGCTCGTTATCAGGGTCGCTTCGCCGCGCTCAAGGCCGAGATCGGCAAGGTGCTGGTGGGCCAGGACGACATGGTCCAGCGCCTCCTGCTCGGCCTCCTGGCCGGCGGCCACGTCCTGCTCGAGGGCGTGCCCGGCCTGGCCAAGACCCTGGTCATCCGCACCCTGGCCGAGGCCCTGGACGGGACCTTCTCGCGCATCCAGTTCACGCCCGACATGCTGCCGGGCGACGTCATCGGCACCCAGGTCTTCAACCCGCGCGAGGGCACGTACTCGGTCAAGAAGGGGCCGGTGTTCGGCAACTTCATCCTCGCCGACGAGATCAACCGGGCCCCGGCCAAGGTCCAGTCGGCGCTGCTCGAGGCCATGCAGGAGCGCCAGGTCACGATCGGCGAGCACACCTTCAAGCTCGCCGAGCCGTTCCTGGTCCTGGCCACCCAGAACCCGATCGAGCAGGAGGGCACCTACCCGCTGCCCGAGGCCCAGCTCGATCGCTTCATGCTCAAGGTCAAGGTCGGCTACCCCGGCCGCGAGGACGAGGTCAAGATCCTCGACCGCATGGCCGGCGCCGGCGGCGAGCCGCGGGCCGAGCAGGTCATGACCTGCGACGAGCTCCTGGCGGCCCGCGACGTCGTCCGCCATGTCTTCGTCGACGACAAGGTCAAGCGCTACGCCGTCGACCTGGTGGCCGCCACCCGCGATCCCCGGGCCGCCGGCCTCGGCAACCTGGCCACCCTCATCGACAACGGCGCCTCGGTGCGAGGCTCGATCGCGCTGATCAAGGTGGCCAAGGCGGCGGCGGTGCTGGGCGGCCGCACCTACGTCAGCCCCCACGACGTCAAGAGCATCGCCGTCGACGTGCTCCGCCACCGCATCCTGCCCAGCTACGAGGCCGAGGCCCAGGGCAAGACGTCCGATCACCTGATCGCCCAGGTGCTCGAGAACGTCCCGGTGCCCTGA